The following are from one region of the Moritella sp. 24 genome:
- the menE gene encoding o-succinylbenzoate--CoA ligase, with translation MDNIECKNIRTDATFDCWPWLYWSQHNPNGIALAYGENVFTWHQLNSRVDEYANQLSEQGLRQDHIVVAISTNCPDVLWLYLACLRLGACCVVLDPKQGSGQLNDKLDTLAARFIWRADLESDTLHELEYGDAEQLVFTSESAPLMSTADEVKVQAHDTEWQGQRLASVVFTSGSSGKAKAVAHCANNHLHSAAGLLAVFSYTAQDSWLLSLPLFHVSGLAIVWRWLFAGGQIVLSLGENFVELLSQVTHASLVPTQLRRYLNDIAISRHPSHLKRILLGGAVIPVVLTDKAKALGIDCWSGYGMTEMASTVTAKQADSSTGVGTVLAHRELMIDDQQIKVRGDCLGLGYYYRGSLRSMTDCHGWLTTGDLGKKASDNCVNNELFILGRVDNMFISGGENIHPEHIERALLSHPLINQALVFPSEDSDFGQRPIAVIDSVAQLSTKEMNKFLQNKLVKFMWPINYYQLPDSISVSGIKLIRSSVQLWVTSLSK, from the coding sequence ATGGATAATATCGAGTGTAAGAATATACGTACTGACGCCACATTTGATTGTTGGCCTTGGCTATATTGGTCGCAACATAACCCAAATGGCATAGCCCTCGCATATGGTGAAAACGTATTTACTTGGCACCAATTAAACTCACGGGTTGATGAGTATGCAAACCAACTCAGTGAGCAAGGTTTACGACAAGACCATATCGTGGTCGCTATCAGTACTAATTGTCCCGATGTATTGTGGTTATATCTGGCTTGTTTACGACTTGGTGCCTGTTGTGTGGTATTAGACCCGAAGCAGGGTAGTGGGCAGTTAAACGATAAGCTTGATACATTAGCGGCTCGGTTTATTTGGCGAGCAGATCTTGAATCGGATACATTACATGAACTTGAATATGGAGATGCGGAGCAGTTAGTGTTTACTAGCGAATCTGCACCCTTAATGTCGACAGCGGATGAAGTGAAGGTTCAAGCGCATGATACTGAATGGCAAGGACAGCGTTTAGCCAGTGTGGTATTTACTTCGGGTTCGAGTGGTAAAGCAAAAGCGGTCGCACACTGTGCCAATAATCACCTTCATTCTGCAGCGGGTCTATTGGCTGTATTTAGTTATACAGCACAAGATAGCTGGTTGTTGTCGTTACCTTTATTTCATGTCTCTGGATTAGCAATTGTTTGGCGCTGGTTATTTGCTGGTGGCCAGATCGTATTATCCCTTGGTGAGAACTTTGTTGAGTTGCTATCACAGGTGACACATGCGTCTTTAGTACCGACACAACTGCGTCGATACCTTAATGACATCGCAATAAGTCGCCATCCTAGTCATCTTAAACGTATCTTGCTCGGTGGTGCTGTTATTCCTGTGGTATTAACAGATAAAGCAAAAGCGCTGGGTATCGATTGCTGGTCTGGTTATGGTATGACAGAAATGGCCTCGACAGTAACCGCAAAACAAGCAGATAGCAGTACGGGCGTTGGGACTGTATTAGCGCATCGCGAGCTGATGATTGATGATCAGCAAATTAAGGTACGGGGTGACTGTTTAGGCTTAGGTTATTATTATCGTGGCTCATTACGCTCTATGACTGATTGCCATGGTTGGTTAACGACTGGAGACTTAGGTAAAAAGGCGAGTGATAATTGTGTGAATAATGAACTGTTTATCTTAGGGCGTGTTGATAATATGTTTATTTCAGGCGGTGAAAATATTCATCCAGAACATATTGAACGTGCTTTACTTTCCCATCCATTAATCAACCAAGCCTTGGTTTTCCCATCTGAAGATTCTGATTTTGGCCAGCGTCCAATTGCTGTAATTGACTCTGTTGCGCAATTATCAACCAAAGAAATGAATAAATTCTTACAAAATAAGCTAGTTAAATTTATGTGGCCGATAAATTATTATCAGTTGCCAGACTCCATAAGTGTGAGTGGTATCAAACTTATTCGTTCATCCGTTCAACTATGGGTCACAAGTTTATCTAAATAG
- a CDS encoding sulfite exporter TauE/SafE family protein, producing MIVVLYLILGAAAGLIAGLFGVGGGLIIVPALVFSFSFQGISSEVLTQLAIGTSLATIIFTSISSIKTHHSKGAIDWALVKRLTFGIVIGAVLGSIFADYLPGETLQMIIGIYALTVAVQMGFDLKPKAEHDLPKGAGLSVAGGIIGAISALFGIGGGSLTVPYLSWCRVEMRNAVATSSACGLPIAVAGVCSYIVTGWNTPDLPEYSFGYIYLPAFLGIIMTSTIFAKQGAKLAHSLPSHILKRYFALLLLCVGSKFIFF from the coding sequence ATGATTGTGGTTTTATATTTAATTTTAGGTGCTGCGGCAGGGTTAATCGCAGGGCTATTTGGTGTCGGTGGCGGTTTAATTATCGTTCCGGCATTGGTTTTTTCTTTTTCCTTTCAAGGCATCTCTTCGGAAGTACTGACACAATTAGCCATAGGTACATCCCTCGCGACGATCATCTTTACTTCTATTAGCTCGATTAAAACACACCACAGTAAAGGCGCAATTGACTGGGCTTTAGTTAAGCGTCTGACGTTTGGTATTGTTATTGGTGCGGTATTAGGCAGTATATTTGCTGACTATTTACCGGGTGAAACATTGCAAATGATCATTGGTATTTATGCATTAACCGTTGCTGTTCAAATGGGCTTTGACTTAAAACCAAAAGCAGAACATGACTTGCCAAAAGGAGCGGGGTTGAGTGTTGCAGGTGGTATTATTGGTGCCATTTCCGCATTATTCGGTATTGGTGGCGGGTCATTAACTGTGCCTTACTTGTCGTGGTGTCGAGTTGAAATGCGTAATGCTGTTGCAACATCATCAGCGTGTGGTTTACCTATCGCAGTTGCAGGTGTTTGTAGTTATATTGTGACTGGTTGGAATACACCTGATTTACCTGAGTACAGCTTTGGTTATATTTATTTACCTGCGTTCTTAGGTATTATTATGACCAGCACTATTTTTGCCAAGCAAGGTGCTAAATTAGCACATTCATTGCCAAGTCATATTTTAAAACGTTATTTTGCATTGCTATTACTTTGTGTCGGTTCTAAGTTTATTTTCTTCTAA
- a CDS encoding isochorismate synthase MenF — MYILATAIKALQKLITHAQPEQTRISVDLQPLHSSELIEWFDAQVLFPQFYWQSRDGDEEVVALGQCCSFHNINTAKTQLSEQQRVWGGCDFGHQDYYFLPQIELTRNNNTWKLSVNLPVNGTEQGYDKAILLDSLANLIAPAPTPIPLTYKIETRSHYPEYHHWSHLVTKALTAIKQQHFAKVVLARQSILTLNRPLSAAQFLQKSRQVNQHCFHFIFALKPNDYFVGSTPERLFTRTQTQLHTEALAGTAARSDDTVEDRALANWLLHDPKNRYENRLVVDDLMSRLDSRCASLQVSMRPELVKLRKVQHLKHHISGELAAGVDDAELLASLQPTAAIAGLPRQPALDFIAENEPFSRGWYSGALGYVGQQQSEFCVAIRSARILGYELQLFAGAGIVPGSDPMSEWQELERKTATLLTLLEPDTEIHRNMSSDGLGLNHFVSEQQRA, encoded by the coding sequence TTGTACATATTAGCCACTGCAATTAAAGCATTACAAAAACTGATCACTCATGCTCAGCCAGAGCAAACTCGTATCTCGGTCGATTTACAGCCCTTGCATTCTTCCGAGTTGATTGAGTGGTTTGACGCGCAAGTTTTATTTCCTCAATTCTACTGGCAATCTCGAGATGGCGATGAAGAAGTTGTCGCGTTAGGTCAGTGCTGTTCATTTCATAATATTAATACTGCGAAAACGCAATTGTCTGAACAGCAACGGGTTTGGGGCGGATGCGACTTTGGTCATCAAGATTATTATTTTTTACCGCAAATCGAATTAACGCGTAACAACAATACGTGGAAATTGTCGGTTAACTTGCCTGTAAACGGTACTGAGCAAGGCTATGATAAAGCGATATTGCTTGATAGCTTAGCCAACTTAATCGCGCCTGCACCGACACCAATCCCGTTGACGTATAAGATTGAAACACGTAGCCATTATCCTGAATACCATCATTGGTCTCATCTTGTTACTAAAGCCTTAACGGCAATTAAGCAACAGCACTTTGCTAAAGTGGTATTAGCACGACAAAGTATCCTGACTTTAAATCGTCCACTTTCTGCTGCTCAGTTTTTACAGAAAAGTCGCCAAGTTAATCAGCACTGTTTCCATTTCATCTTTGCACTTAAGCCGAACGATTACTTTGTTGGCTCAACGCCTGAACGGTTATTTACGCGAACACAAACCCAATTACACACCGAAGCACTCGCAGGAACGGCTGCACGCAGTGACGATACGGTTGAAGATCGGGCATTAGCGAATTGGTTATTACATGATCCTAAAAATCGTTATGAAAACCGTTTGGTCGTCGATGATTTAATGTCGCGATTAGATTCCCGTTGTGCGTCTTTACAAGTGTCGATGCGGCCTGAATTAGTGAAGTTACGTAAAGTTCAGCACTTAAAACACCATATCTCAGGCGAACTTGCCGCCGGTGTTGATGATGCAGAGCTATTAGCAAGCTTACAACCAACAGCTGCGATAGCGGGATTACCACGTCAACCTGCACTCGATTTCATTGCTGAAAACGAACCTTTTTCACGTGGTTGGTATAGTGGTGCGCTAGGATATGTTGGACAGCAGCAAAGTGAATTCTGTGTTGCGATACGTAGTGCACGAATATTAGGTTATGAATTACAGTTATTTGCAGGTGCAGGTATTGTACCGGGTTCTGATCCAATGAGTGAATGGCAAGAGTTAGAGCGTAAAACGGCGACCTTGTTAACACTACTTGAACCGGATACTGAGATCCATCGGAACATGAGCAGCGATGGATTGGGTCTAAACCACTTTGTATCAGAGCAACAACGCGCATGA
- a CDS encoding basic amino acid/polyamine antiporter yields MENKLGLGMLVALVFSTMVGAGIFSLPQNVAVSAAPGAITLGWLITGCGMLALVTVLRNLVVRYPNLNGGIFSYAQAGFGDYIGFMSAWGYWICNLLANVSYAVVFFSAIGYFVDTPENPIMGQGNTPIAVLGGSLLIWFMHALVLRGVTRAAMINVFATIAKIIPILTFVCLVIMAFKLDKFTIDFWGDKTPELGSVLDQVKATMMVTLWVFIGIEGAVILSNRAKDKRDVAKATGIALFSALVLYIAVSLFTLGVMTQPEVAQLQNPSMARILEVIVGPWGAMLINAGLIMSVSGALLSWTVVSAEVPFIAAKEGLFPKAFATENSKGAATTSLWFSSCLVQLFLILTLLQESSYLALVNIATSAVLLPYFLVGAYGVKVALSGEGYKATDNRKKDLVIALISSFYGAWLVYAAGVEYMLLCALLYLPGVLVYKKSLAEKQQAFSKRDYAYSLVLLAGAAGAIYLLSTGVLSLS; encoded by the coding sequence ATGGAAAATAAACTCGGACTAGGCATGTTGGTAGCATTGGTATTCAGTACCATGGTCGGTGCTGGCATCTTTAGTTTACCCCAAAATGTGGCTGTATCAGCTGCACCTGGTGCTATTACATTGGGCTGGTTAATCACGGGTTGCGGTATGTTAGCCTTGGTTACAGTGTTACGTAACTTGGTTGTTCGCTACCCTAATTTGAACGGCGGTATTTTTTCGTACGCGCAAGCCGGTTTTGGTGACTATATTGGTTTCATGTCAGCTTGGGGTTATTGGATCTGTAACTTATTAGCGAACGTGTCTTATGCTGTGGTATTTTTTAGTGCGATTGGCTACTTTGTCGATACACCAGAAAATCCAATAATGGGACAGGGTAATACCCCGATTGCCGTATTGGGCGGTTCGTTATTGATTTGGTTTATGCATGCATTAGTATTACGTGGTGTAACACGAGCGGCGATGATCAATGTATTTGCAACGATTGCTAAAATCATTCCAATCTTAACGTTTGTTTGTTTAGTTATCATGGCATTTAAACTAGATAAATTTACGATTGATTTTTGGGGTGATAAAACGCCTGAATTAGGATCGGTATTAGATCAAGTAAAAGCAACAATGATGGTGACATTGTGGGTGTTTATCGGTATCGAAGGGGCGGTTATTTTATCGAACCGTGCTAAAGATAAACGTGATGTAGCGAAAGCGACGGGTATTGCGCTGTTCTCAGCATTAGTACTTTATATCGCTGTTAGTTTATTTACGTTAGGTGTGATGACACAACCTGAAGTCGCACAATTACAAAACCCATCAATGGCTCGTATTTTAGAAGTAATTGTTGGCCCGTGGGGCGCGATGCTGATTAATGCTGGTTTAATTATGTCTGTATCTGGCGCGTTGTTAAGCTGGACGGTTGTGAGTGCTGAAGTGCCTTTCATTGCAGCAAAAGAAGGGTTATTCCCGAAAGCATTTGCAACAGAAAACAGTAAAGGCGCGGCAACAACATCACTGTGGTTTTCGTCTTGTTTAGTGCAACTATTTCTAATCTTAACCTTGCTACAAGAAAGTTCGTACTTAGCCTTGGTAAACATTGCGACGTCAGCGGTATTGTTACCGTACTTCTTGGTTGGTGCTTATGGTGTGAAAGTGGCGTTAAGTGGTGAGGGTTATAAGGCCACTGATAATCGCAAGAAAGACTTAGTTATTGCCTTGATATCATCATTCTATGGTGCTTGGTTAGTGTATGCCGCGGGCGTGGAATACATGTTGTTATGTGCATTATTGTACTTGCCTGGTGTGTTGGTTTATAAAAAATCATTAGCAGAAAAACAACAAGCCTTTAGCAAGCGAGATTATGCGTATTCACTGGTATTATTAGCGGGTGCTGCTGGCGCCATTTACCTATTATCAACTGGTGTGCTTTCACTCTCGTAG
- the menB gene encoding 1,4-dihydroxy-2-naphthoyl-CoA synthase: protein MTRTVGITEAELYAHVEWQDCTGEYQDIQFHKSLDGIAKITIARPQVRNAFRPQTVQEMMQALADARYDSNVGVIVLTGLGEHAFCSGGDQSIRGDYGGYKDDEGMHHLNVLDFQRQIRTCPKPVIAAVAGYAVGGGHVLHMMCDLTIAADNAQFGQTGPKVGSFDGGWGASYMARIVGQKKAREIWFLCRFYDAQEAVDMGLVNTVVPLAELERETVRWCREVLQHSPMSLRCLKAALNADCDGQAGLQELAGNATMMFYMTEEGQEGRNAFNEKRRPNFDKFPRNP, encoded by the coding sequence ATGACAAGAACCGTTGGGATCACAGAAGCAGAACTATACGCACACGTTGAATGGCAAGACTGCACAGGCGAGTACCAAGATATTCAATTTCATAAGTCGTTAGATGGTATCGCTAAAATCACGATTGCACGTCCACAAGTGCGTAATGCGTTCCGCCCACAAACGGTACAAGAGATGATGCAGGCGTTGGCCGACGCACGTTATGACTCAAACGTGGGTGTTATCGTATTAACAGGCTTGGGCGAACACGCATTCTGCTCGGGTGGTGATCAAAGTATTCGTGGCGATTACGGCGGCTATAAAGATGATGAAGGTATGCATCATTTAAACGTATTGGATTTCCAACGTCAAATCCGTACTTGTCCAAAACCTGTTATTGCTGCGGTTGCTGGTTATGCCGTTGGTGGCGGTCATGTATTACACATGATGTGCGATTTAACGATTGCTGCTGACAACGCTCAATTTGGACAAACAGGCCCTAAAGTGGGTTCGTTCGACGGCGGTTGGGGTGCATCATACATGGCGCGTATTGTTGGTCAAAAGAAAGCGCGTGAAATCTGGTTCTTATGTCGTTTTTATGATGCTCAAGAAGCGGTTGATATGGGACTTGTTAATACGGTTGTGCCACTGGCTGAACTTGAACGTGAAACAGTACGTTGGTGTCGTGAAGTACTACAACACAGCCCTATGTCATTACGTTGTTTAAAAGCAGCATTAAATGCAGATTGTGATGGTCAAGCTGGTTTACAAGAATTAGCCGGTAACGCGACGATGATGTTCTACATGACAGAAGAAGGACAAGAAGGGCGTAATGCTTTTAATGAAAAACGCCGTCCTAACTTCGACAAATTCCCACGTAATCCATAA
- the menH gene encoding 2-succinyl-6-hydroxy-2,4-cyclohexadiene-1-carboxylate synthase, whose protein sequence is MPVLSNKLMCRQTLLPLYSVSADCENSRTSSRPTLVFLHGLLGSTADWQHIVAELSQDYQCICIDLPGHAGSQAVTVNDFKHVQQLIITTLSQYQLDNVILVGYSLGARLAMTIACEQAANWPFTIDGLLLESGNPGLNSSAEQLQRGLHDLGWVTRFSEEALPTVLIDWYQQGVFSSLTATQKTALIDKRCQVQADRHGFKGGLQISKMLAATSLSKQGNLLPALRSSAYPIRMVCGEWDPKFQQLTQVSQLDYRTVSQAGHNVHADQPLVFSQLIRDFVDDVMSNKTSQRSAA, encoded by the coding sequence ATGCCTGTTTTATCTAATAAACTGATGTGCCGACAAACCTTATTACCACTCTATTCTGTTTCAGCTGACTGTGAGAACTCTCGCACATCATCACGACCTACGTTGGTATTTTTACATGGCTTATTAGGCTCGACAGCGGACTGGCAGCATATTGTGGCTGAATTATCGCAGGATTATCAATGTATCTGTATTGATTTACCGGGGCATGCTGGTAGCCAAGCGGTGACGGTTAATGATTTCAAACATGTACAACAACTCATTATTACTACGCTGTCTCAGTACCAACTTGATAATGTTATTTTGGTCGGTTACTCGTTAGGCGCACGCCTTGCTATGACTATTGCCTGCGAACAAGCGGCTAATTGGCCCTTTACCATTGATGGTTTGTTATTAGAAAGTGGTAATCCGGGGTTAAACAGTAGCGCTGAACAGCTACAACGTGGGTTGCATGACTTAGGTTGGGTAACGCGATTTAGTGAGGAAGCGTTACCTACTGTACTTATCGATTGGTATCAACAAGGGGTGTTTTCATCATTAACGGCGACACAAAAAACAGCATTGATTGATAAACGCTGCCAAGTTCAAGCTGACCGTCATGGATTTAAAGGTGGGTTACAAATTAGCAAGATGCTGGCTGCTACTTCGTTATCGAAACAAGGTAACTTATTACCCGCATTACGATCGTCAGCGTATCCAATACGGATGGTTTGTGGTGAGTGGGACCCCAAATTCCAGCAATTAACACAAGTCAGTCAACTTGATTATCGAACGGTATCTCAGGCTGGGCATAACGTACATGCCGATCAACCGTTGGTATTTAGCCAATTGATTCGAGATTTTGTTGATGACGTAATGAGTAATAAAACATCGCAAAGGAGTGCTGCTTAA
- the menD gene encoding 2-succinyl-5-enolpyruvyl-6-hydroxy-3-cyclohexene-1-carboxylic-acid synthase, producing MINHSIAEMQAPLNRLWADLILEELSRLGVRHVCVAPGSRSTPLILAADGKDNLTLHSHFDERGLGFYALGLAKSLQAPVAVVVTSGTAVANLLPAVVESGLTKEKLVLLTADRPVEQINCGANQAIQQAGLFSSHVCHELLLPSPSLAITPQWLLSKIDQSIAVQQQVGGSVHINCPYPEPLYGGEVDFSEYLVGITKWQHSSNTYLSINTPVKTHALDATALTALYGAMPVVNKKGLVVIGAIATAEMQAIKAWAEMLGWPVLVDPQAGGSSAWPHYDVWLQNAACREKLAEAEVLVQFGARLVSKRLGQFIAQHDWQDYWLIAEQAGQLDPYHHACKQFISPVSQWLASFSRGELNLQLDDTLATDSSMFSDVGDLNHPTSGYKWGQALTQASSYVRQLVETNYIDSLTEVSFAATLDTCLTMPPLTTPTSLFIGNSLIVRLLDMFVELPDVPVFSNRGASGIDGLVATAAGVQAGQEQGMICLLGDTSLLYDLNSLALFSKPKHPCVIVVLNNDGGAIFDMLPVVEQQKELLYRMPHGFGFKHAAGMFDLDYIQPKTLAEALSAIDHGLQPMRDETGKVRTLLIEIETPAGKAAEQLKSLFSEVKDACFI from the coding sequence ATGATTAATCATTCTATTGCTGAGATGCAAGCACCATTAAACCGTTTATGGGCCGACTTAATTTTAGAAGAATTAAGTCGTTTGGGTGTTCGCCATGTTTGTGTTGCGCCTGGTTCACGTTCAACACCACTCATTTTGGCTGCTGACGGTAAAGATAACCTCACACTACATAGTCATTTTGATGAACGTGGACTGGGCTTTTATGCATTGGGTTTAGCCAAGTCGTTACAAGCACCTGTCGCGGTGGTTGTTACATCGGGTACTGCGGTTGCGAACTTATTACCCGCGGTAGTCGAAAGCGGTTTAACCAAAGAAAAGTTAGTACTGTTAACTGCAGATCGTCCCGTTGAACAAATTAATTGTGGTGCGAACCAAGCAATACAGCAGGCTGGTTTGTTTTCGAGTCATGTTTGTCATGAATTATTATTACCAAGCCCCAGTCTGGCTATCACACCACAATGGTTGCTGAGTAAAATAGACCAAAGTATCGCGGTACAGCAACAAGTGGGTGGCTCGGTACACATCAATTGTCCTTATCCTGAACCTTTATATGGTGGTGAGGTTGATTTTAGTGAGTACCTTGTCGGTATAACGAAATGGCAGCACTCATCAAACACCTATTTATCGATTAACACGCCTGTAAAAACGCATGCTTTAGATGCCACAGCACTGACGGCATTATATGGCGCAATGCCTGTCGTTAATAAAAAAGGCTTAGTTGTGATTGGTGCAATCGCAACAGCTGAGATGCAAGCGATTAAAGCATGGGCTGAGATGTTAGGTTGGCCTGTACTTGTTGACCCCCAAGCAGGTGGCAGTAGTGCATGGCCACATTATGATGTGTGGTTACAAAATGCCGCGTGTCGAGAAAAGTTAGCGGAAGCGGAAGTGTTAGTTCAGTTTGGTGCTCGTTTAGTATCAAAGCGTTTAGGTCAATTTATTGCACAGCATGATTGGCAGGACTACTGGCTAATTGCAGAACAAGCGGGGCAATTAGACCCTTATCATCACGCATGTAAACAATTTATCAGCCCTGTATCTCAGTGGTTAGCCTCGTTTTCACGTGGTGAGTTAAATCTTCAGTTAGATGATACGTTAGCGACAGATAGCAGCATGTTTAGTGATGTTGGGGATCTTAATCACCCTACTAGCGGCTATAAATGGGGGCAAGCGCTCACACAAGCGAGCAGTTATGTTCGACAACTTGTTGAAACAAATTATATCGATTCGCTAACTGAGGTCAGTTTTGCTGCCACATTAGATACTTGTCTAACAATGCCGCCTCTCACAACGCCAACAAGTTTATTCATTGGTAATAGCCTAATCGTTCGGTTGTTAGATATGTTTGTTGAACTCCCTGATGTACCAGTGTTTAGTAATCGTGGCGCGTCTGGGATTGATGGGCTAGTTGCGACAGCTGCGGGTGTACAAGCAGGGCAAGAGCAGGGGATGATTTGTTTGTTGGGGGATACGTCTTTGTTATATGACTTGAACTCACTGGCTTTATTTTCAAAACCAAAACATCCTTGCGTGATTGTGGTATTGAATAATGACGGTGGGGCTATTTTTGACATGCTACCCGTTGTAGAACAACAAAAAGAACTGTTGTATCGTATGCCTCATGGATTTGGGTTTAAGCATGCAGCAGGCATGTTCGATTTAGATTATATCCAACCGAAAACCTTAGCTGAAGCGCTGTCAGCGATTGATCATGGTTTACAACCAATGCGTGATGAGACAGGGAAAGTACGTACTTTGTTAATTGAAATTGAGACGCCAGCGGGGAAAGCAGCAGAGCAACTCAAGTCATTATTTTCAGAGGTGAAAGATGCCTGTTTTATCTAA
- the menC gene encoding o-succinylbenzoate synthase: MQRKVKLYHYQLPLDCAMILRGQSVSVREGWIIQLEESTDSQVSCQNNPVTHIGRGEIAPLPGFSIETAAQAKQQLDSVIRQWLEQGTVELDLYCPSVAFGFSMALLELEDGLQKAIYSSNRHHHFASALLLAADHRLISTKHAQLVTTSLCKLKIASQATPEAAIHDGEIARQLLQKYPKLRLRLDANQRWDLTSALAFANQVPPELRPRIDFIEEPCGLVCECLEFSHQTGIAIAWDESLRDADQCKLSANPKRGGIELIRAASTGYADFDAANVAAIVIKPMLTGCLSYCGELINQAHKQGLTVVISSSLESSFGLLQLAHLSTWLTPNATPGLDTVHVFKHQIAMPWPGCDLPLLVLTTLPCAVYSQSRTQHRIVEVEQG, translated from the coding sequence ATGCAACGTAAGGTTAAACTGTACCATTATCAGTTACCTTTGGACTGCGCCATGATATTACGTGGCCAGTCTGTCAGTGTTCGTGAAGGTTGGATCATTCAACTGGAAGAAAGCACTGATTCGCAGGTGTCGTGCCAAAATAATCCAGTGACTCACATTGGGCGTGGTGAAATAGCCCCTTTACCTGGTTTTAGTATTGAGACAGCAGCGCAAGCAAAACAACAACTTGATAGTGTGATTAGACAGTGGCTAGAGCAGGGGACTGTAGAGCTTGACCTTTATTGTCCTTCTGTTGCATTTGGTTTTAGCATGGCCTTGTTGGAGTTAGAAGATGGATTACAGAAAGCTATTTATAGCAGCAATCGTCATCACCACTTTGCTAGTGCGTTATTATTGGCTGCTGATCACCGATTGATAAGTACTAAACATGCCCAGCTTGTAACAACCTCCTTATGTAAATTGAAAATAGCCTCGCAAGCGACACCTGAAGCTGCCATTCACGATGGTGAAATAGCGAGACAGTTATTACAAAAATACCCCAAATTACGTTTACGTTTAGATGCTAACCAACGCTGGGATTTAACGAGTGCGTTAGCGTTTGCTAACCAAGTCCCCCCCGAATTACGCCCACGTATTGATTTTATCGAAGAGCCTTGTGGACTAGTCTGTGAGTGTTTAGAGTTTTCGCATCAAACTGGTATTGCCATCGCGTGGGATGAAAGCTTGCGTGATGCTGACCAATGTAAACTTAGCGCTAATCCTAAGCGAGGGGGGATTGAATTGATTCGAGCTGCAAGTACTGGGTATGCAGATTTCGATGCTGCTAACGTGGCTGCTATTGTGATTAAACCTATGCTAACGGGCTGCTTATCTTATTGCGGTGAATTAATTAATCAAGCGCATAAGCAGGGGTTAACCGTTGTTATCAGTTCAAGTCTTGAATCAAGTTTTGGTTTATTACAACTTGCGCATTTATCGACGTGGTTAACACCGAATGCTACGCCCGGTTTAGATACCGTACATGTTTTCAAACATCAAATAGCAATGCCTTGGCCCGGGTGTGATTTACCTTTATTAGTGCTTACAACATTACCCTGTGCTGTCTATTCACAAAGCAGAACGCAGCATCGTATTGTGGAAGTCGAGCAAGGATAG